A window from Malania oleifera isolate guangnan ecotype guangnan chromosome 7, ASM2987363v1, whole genome shotgun sequence encodes these proteins:
- the LOC131159565 gene encoding tetrahydroberberine oxidase-like, with amino-acid sequence METSSFSSFSTIFGLLLLSLSLVTSSKIHENFLQCLYLSENSPSISKVIYTQANSSYASILQLPIQNLRFLTPTTPKPLVIVTPLQESHVQAAVICSKKYDMQIRVRSGGHDFEGLSFVADVPFVVIDLINHRSVGVDVENSTAWVQAGATIGEVYYGIAEKSKTLGFPAGVCPTVGVGGHFSGGGYGTLMRKYGLAADHVIDARLVDVNGRILDRETMGEDLFWAIRGGGGSSFGVILAWKISLVPVPSTVTVFRINRTLEQNATYLVHRWQYVADKLPEDLFIRVILRTVNSTADPRNRTIQATFSTFFLGGVEKLLPLLQESFPELGVTNEDCSEMSWIESVLFVAGFQRGQSLDVLLNRTPTVRAFYKAKSDYVVEPISKIGLEGIWERFYEMEVGAAQMLLTPFGGIMNEIPDDETPFPHRAGNLYQIQYLLVWGEQGAVAFNQHIGWMRRLYNYVARYVSKNPRSAYINYRDLDLGINNKGVKTSYKQASIWGLKYFKNNFNRLVRVKSMVDPGNFFRNEQSFPSLYASKKKRGHN; translated from the coding sequence ATGGAAACCTCAAGCTTTTCATCGTTTTCGACCATTTTTGGCCTTCTCCTCCTCTCACTTTCACTAGTAACATCTTCTAAAATTCACGAAAACTTTCTTCAATGCCTTTACCTTTCTGAGAACTCCCCTTCCATCTCCAAAGTCATCTACACCCAAGCAAATTCTTCTTATGCGTCAATCCTGCAGCTCCCCATACAGAACCTGCGATTCTTGACACCCACCACACCCAAACCGCTAGTCATTGTTACTCCTCTGCAAGAATCTCACGTTCAAGCAGCCGTTATTTGTTCGAAAAAATATGATATGCAGATTAGAGTTCGAAGTGGAGGTCATGACTTCGAGGGTCTTTCCTTTGTTGCCGACGTCCCGTTTGTCGTCATCGACCTAATAAATCATCGGTCCGTCGGGGTCGATGTCGAAAATAGTACGGCGTGGGTTCAAGCTGGCGCCACCATTGGAGAAGTTTACTACGGAATTGCGGAAAAGAGTAAAACCCTTGGCTTCCCGGCCGGTGTCTGCCCCACGGTGGGAGTGGGCGGGCACTTCAGCGGAGGAGGCTATGGCACACTGATGCGCAAATATGGCCTCGCTGCGGATCACGTGATCGACGCTCGCTTGGTAGATGTTAATGGAAGAATCCTTGACAGAGAAACTATGGGGGAGGATCTCTTTTGGGCCATCAGAGGAGGGGGAGGAAGTAGCTTTGGAGTCATTCTTGCGTGGAAAATAAGCTTGGTTCCAGTTCCATCAACGGTAACAGTCTTCAGAATCAACAGAACCTTGGAACAAAATGCAACTTACCTTGTCCATCGGTGGCAGTATGTTGCAGACAAGCTTCCTGAAGACCTATTCATTAGAGTCATCCTAAGAACCGTAAATTCGACTGCAGACCCGAGGAATCGGACAATACAAGCTACCTTTAGTACCTTCTTCCTTGGTGGGGTTGAAAAGCTTCTTCCCTTGTTGCAAGAGAGCTTTCCCGAATTAGGGGTCACGAATGAAGACTGCAGCGAAATGAGCTGGATCGAATCGGTCCTCTTCGTTGCGGGATTCCAGCGTGGGCAGTCCCTAGATGTTTTGCTCAACAGAACTCCTACCGTCCGGGCCTTTTACAAGGCAAAATCAGACTATGTGGTGGAACCCATTTCAAAAATTGGGTTGGAGGGGATATGGGAGAGGTTTTACGAAATGGAGGTTGGGGCAGCCCAGATGCTGTTGACGCCATTCGGTGGAATAATGAATGAGATTCCGGACGACGAAACCCCTTTCCCACATAGAGCAGGAAACCTGTACCAAATCCAGTACTTGCTGGTTTGGGGAGAACAAGGGGCTGTGGCTTTCAATCAGCATATAGGTTGGATGAGAAGGCTTTACAATTACGTGGCCCGTTATGTCTCGAAAAATCCAAGATCTGCGTACATCAACTATAGGGATCTTGACTTGGGAATTAATAACAAAGGTGTCAAGACAAGCTACAAACAGGCAAGCATTTGGGGCCTTAAATATTTCAAGAACAACTTCAACAGATTAGTGCGTGTGAAAAGCATGGTTGACCCTGGTAATTTCTTCAGGAATGAACAAAGCTTTCCTTCCCTTTACGCAAGTAAGAAGAAGAGAGGTCATAATTAG